A genomic region of Metopolophium dirhodum isolate CAU chromosome 1, ASM1992520v1, whole genome shotgun sequence contains the following coding sequences:
- the LOC132936108 gene encoding zinc finger MYM-type protein 1-like isoform X1 has translation MSNKRKITSYFDATCCTSKRSVSADEQISKITNIVTENQVVDLVTVDLNVHDIGSYINSTLTDADRYLILKDVWIPPATFPFPLLDCNAKRGLKFKHHWLNAYKWLAYSEKYQGAFCKYCVVFSTNGGIGGQKLGTLVLEAFTNYKKAIEVFKKHANLEYHKTALLKSDNFLNVYLNKSSSIINRIDSERMKQIEENRKRLIPIIECVMLCGQQEIALRGHRDYGPICFSSESNENEGNFRAILKYKAKDIDYMKTYLETGSKNKYISNRTQNEIIETCGDIILKKIVQIVNKSGFFSVLVDETTDVSVKEQLTLCVRYLSGSGENVSMNESFLKFIEVQSLTGENLATVILNGLNACGIDCNNMVGQGYDGASNMSGHLKGVQTIIRETYPKALYVHCVAHSLNLAVSKASNILPIRNCLGVVEKIYCFFNSPKRQNVLLNTIEESDLDPKVKSLKRLCATRWVQRYEAVNDFIELFKFVVVSLETISSWKDTSATDATILIKALDSEFLVSLQVVNILFSYSLPLCKLLQSKGIDLKEAIDLAGDNVTILKNLRSNINTEFNQMFKKAQKMAEFLDFDIKIKRINKRQIYRDNSIIRNDGSTPDSEEYFRVSICVPYIDFFISQLEERFLAHRSIFKGFQCLFSNDFELEGFEELVNFYLSTDIETVKAELNLWKTKLSRIGKSPRTGLDAIKFCRRELFPNVFDLLQIFCTLPVSTATPERMFSCLKRLKTYLRNSMVESRLNGLATMAVHRGVINITSNEVLDELAKKNKKIDLLI, from the exons atgtcTAATAAAAGGAAAATTACTAGTTATTTTGATGCAACTTGCTGTACTTCTAAACGCTCGGTGTCGGCAGATGAACAAATAAGTAAGATCACTAATATCGTTACAGAAAATCAAGTTGTGGACTTagtg ACTGTTGATTTAAACGTTCATGACATTGGATCCTACATTAATAGTACCTTGACCGATGCTGATAGATATTTG ATTCTTAAAGATGTGTGGATACCACCAGCTACATTTCCATTTCCATTACTTGATTGTAATGCCAAAAGAGGCTTAAAATTCAAACACCATTGGCTCAATGCTTATAAATGGCTGGCCTATTCTGAAAAATACCAAGGTGCTTTTTGCAAATACTGTGTTGTTTTCTCAACAAATGGTGGTATTGGTGGTCAAAAATTAGGAACCCTTGTATTGGAGGCTTTTACTAACTACAAAAAAGCTATAgaa GTGTTTAAGAAACATGCAAATTTGGAATACCATAAAACTGCATTACTGAAATCTgataactttttaaatgtttatttaaataagagtTCTTCGATTATAAACCGTATTGATAGTGAAag aatgaaacaaattgaagaaaatcgaaagcGTTTAATTCCAATCATTGAATGTGTGATGTTATGCGGCCAACAGGAAATAGCTTTAAGAGGTCATAGAGATTATGGTCCTATTTGTTTCagta GTGAATCAAATGAAAACGAAGGAAACTTTCGTGCTATCTTGAAATATAAAGCTAAAGATATAGATTACATGAAAACCTATTTAGAAACAGGctctaaaaacaaatatattagtaatcgAACTCAAAATGAGATAATTGAAACATGtggagatattattttaaaaaaaattgttcaaattgtcaataaatccggttttttttctgtcttaGTCGATGAGACAACAGATGTTTCGGTAAAAGAGCAACTCACCTTATGTGTCAGATATTTAAGTGGATCTGGAGAAAATGTGTCTATGAATGAgagctttttaaaatttattgaagtACAAAGTCTAACAGGAGAAAATCTGGCTACAGTTATTCTTaatg gtttGAATGCTTGTGGAATTGActgtaataatatggtaggaCAAGGTTATGATGGAGCGAGCAATATGTCAGGACATTTAAAAGGTGTTCAAACTATTATTAGGGAGACATACCCTAAAGCATTGTATGTGCATTGTGTGGCTCATAGCTTAAATTTAGCTGTATCTAAAGCTAGTAATATTCTACCAATTAGAAATTGCTTGGGCGttgtagaaaaaatatactGCTTTTTTAATTCTCCTAAACGCCAAAATGTGcttttaaatacaattgaagAAAGTGATCTAGACCCAAAAGTAAAAAGCTTAAAGCGGTTATGCGCAACAAGATGGGTTCAGAGGTATGAAGCTGTAAATGATTTTATAGAGCTTTTTAAGTTTGTAGTGGTGTCCTTGGAAACCATTTCTAGTTGGAAAGATACTAGTGCTACAGATgctactattttaattaaagcGCTTGATTCTGAATTTTTGGTGTCACTTCAAGtagtaaat atattattttcttatagttTACCATTGTGTAAATTACTACAAAGTAAAGGCATTGACTTAAAGGAAGCTATAGATCTTGCAGGTGATAATGTTACAATACTTAAAAACTTAAGGAGTAATATTAATACAGAGTTTAATCAAATGTTCAAAAAAGCACAG aaAATGGCTGAATTCTTGGATttcgatattaaaattaaacgaatTAACAAGAGACAGATATATAGAGATAATTCTATCATAAGAAATGATGGTTCTACGCCTGATTCTGAGGAGTATTTTCGAGTATCCATATGTGTCCCTTATATTGACTTCTTTATAAGTCAATTGGAAGAAAGGTTTTTGGCTCACCGTAGTATTTTTAAAG gttttcaatgtttattttcaaatgattttgAATTAGAAGGTTTTGAGGAATTAGTAAATTTTTACCTTTCTACTGATATTGAAACTGTGAAAGCGGAATTGAATTTATGGAAAACAAAACTTTCACGCATAGGAAAATCTCCAAGAACAGGACTTGATGCTATAAAGTTCTGTAGACGTGAATTATTTCCTAATGTGTttgatttattacaaatattttgtacacttcCGGTATCAACCGCAACACCAGAGAGAATGTTTTCATGCCTTAAACggttgaaaacatatttaagaaATAGTATGGTAGAG agTCGTCTCAATGGCTTGGCCACTATGGCTGTTCATCGTGGGGTTATAAACATTACATCCAACGAAGTACTGGAtgaattagcaaaaaaaaacaaaaaaatagatttactaatataa
- the LOC132936108 gene encoding 52 kDa repressor of the inhibitor of the protein kinase-like isoform X2 codes for MSNKRKITSYFDATCCTSKRSVSADEQISKITNIVTENQVVDLVTVDLNVHDIGSYINSTLTDADRYLILKDVWIPPATFPFPLLDCNAKRGLKFKHHWLNAYKWLAYSEKYQGAFCKYCVVFSTNGGIGGQKLGTLVLEAFTNYKKAIEVFKKHANLEYHKTALLKSDNFLNVYLNKSSSIINRIDSERMKQIEENRKRLIPIIECVMLCGQQEIALRGHRDYGPICFSIDETTDVSVKEQLTLCVRYLSGSGENVSMNESFLKFIEVQSLTGENLATVILNGLNACGIDCNNMVGQGYDGASNMSGHLKGVQTIIRETYPKALYVHCVAHSLNLAVSKASNILPIRNCLGVVEKIYCFFNSPKRQNVLLNTIEESDLDPKVKSLKRLCATRWVQRYEAVNDFIELFKFVVVSLETISSWKDTSATDATILIKALDSEFLVSLQVVNILFSYSLPLCKLLQSKGIDLKEAIDLAGDNVTILKNLRSNINTEFNQMFKKAQKMAEFLDFDIKIKRINKRQIYRDNSIIRNDGSTPDSEEYFRVSICVPYIDFFISQLEERFLAHRSIFKGFQCLFSNDFELEGFEELVNFYLSTDIETVKAELNLWKTKLSRIGKSPRTGLDAIKFCRRELFPNVFDLLQIFCTLPVSTATPERMFSCLKRLKTYLRNSMVESRLNGLATMAVHRGVINITSNEVLDELAKKNKKIDLLI; via the exons atgtcTAATAAAAGGAAAATTACTAGTTATTTTGATGCAACTTGCTGTACTTCTAAACGCTCGGTGTCGGCAGATGAACAAATAAGTAAGATCACTAATATCGTTACAGAAAATCAAGTTGTGGACTTagtg ACTGTTGATTTAAACGTTCATGACATTGGATCCTACATTAATAGTACCTTGACCGATGCTGATAGATATTTG ATTCTTAAAGATGTGTGGATACCACCAGCTACATTTCCATTTCCATTACTTGATTGTAATGCCAAAAGAGGCTTAAAATTCAAACACCATTGGCTCAATGCTTATAAATGGCTGGCCTATTCTGAAAAATACCAAGGTGCTTTTTGCAAATACTGTGTTGTTTTCTCAACAAATGGTGGTATTGGTGGTCAAAAATTAGGAACCCTTGTATTGGAGGCTTTTACTAACTACAAAAAAGCTATAgaa GTGTTTAAGAAACATGCAAATTTGGAATACCATAAAACTGCATTACTGAAATCTgataactttttaaatgtttatttaaataagagtTCTTCGATTATAAACCGTATTGATAGTGAAag aatgaaacaaattgaagaaaatcgaaagcGTTTAATTCCAATCATTGAATGTGTGATGTTATGCGGCCAACAGGAAATAGCTTTAAGAGGTCATAGAGATTATGGTCCTATTTGTTTCagta TCGATGAGACAACAGATGTTTCGGTAAAAGAGCAACTCACCTTATGTGTCAGATATTTAAGTGGATCTGGAGAAAATGTGTCTATGAATGAgagctttttaaaatttattgaagtACAAAGTCTAACAGGAGAAAATCTGGCTACAGTTATTCTTaatg gtttGAATGCTTGTGGAATTGActgtaataatatggtaggaCAAGGTTATGATGGAGCGAGCAATATGTCAGGACATTTAAAAGGTGTTCAAACTATTATTAGGGAGACATACCCTAAAGCATTGTATGTGCATTGTGTGGCTCATAGCTTAAATTTAGCTGTATCTAAAGCTAGTAATATTCTACCAATTAGAAATTGCTTGGGCGttgtagaaaaaatatactGCTTTTTTAATTCTCCTAAACGCCAAAATGTGcttttaaatacaattgaagAAAGTGATCTAGACCCAAAAGTAAAAAGCTTAAAGCGGTTATGCGCAACAAGATGGGTTCAGAGGTATGAAGCTGTAAATGATTTTATAGAGCTTTTTAAGTTTGTAGTGGTGTCCTTGGAAACCATTTCTAGTTGGAAAGATACTAGTGCTACAGATgctactattttaattaaagcGCTTGATTCTGAATTTTTGGTGTCACTTCAAGtagtaaat atattattttcttatagttTACCATTGTGTAAATTACTACAAAGTAAAGGCATTGACTTAAAGGAAGCTATAGATCTTGCAGGTGATAATGTTACAATACTTAAAAACTTAAGGAGTAATATTAATACAGAGTTTAATCAAATGTTCAAAAAAGCACAG aaAATGGCTGAATTCTTGGATttcgatattaaaattaaacgaatTAACAAGAGACAGATATATAGAGATAATTCTATCATAAGAAATGATGGTTCTACGCCTGATTCTGAGGAGTATTTTCGAGTATCCATATGTGTCCCTTATATTGACTTCTTTATAAGTCAATTGGAAGAAAGGTTTTTGGCTCACCGTAGTATTTTTAAAG gttttcaatgtttattttcaaatgattttgAATTAGAAGGTTTTGAGGAATTAGTAAATTTTTACCTTTCTACTGATATTGAAACTGTGAAAGCGGAATTGAATTTATGGAAAACAAAACTTTCACGCATAGGAAAATCTCCAAGAACAGGACTTGATGCTATAAAGTTCTGTAGACGTGAATTATTTCCTAATGTGTttgatttattacaaatattttgtacacttcCGGTATCAACCGCAACACCAGAGAGAATGTTTTCATGCCTTAAACggttgaaaacatatttaagaaATAGTATGGTAGAG agTCGTCTCAATGGCTTGGCCACTATGGCTGTTCATCGTGGGGTTATAAACATTACATCCAACGAAGTACTGGAtgaattagcaaaaaaaaacaaaaaaatagatttactaatataa